A single window of Dendropsophus ebraccatus isolate aDenEbr1 chromosome 5, aDenEbr1.pat, whole genome shotgun sequence DNA harbors:
- the LOC138794050 gene encoding olfactory receptor 4B13-like: MSQVTTSFVLLGVIEMERFRYLYFTMSVFTYITTMFICCLIVFVIYTEVTLHKPMYYFICNLVFNGMFGSSTFIPKLIIDLLSGCRTITFSGCLIQSFFLHSFAAVEVFTFTIMAFDRYLAIGLPLRYSSLMTNGKALTFITMSWTTAFMVVFIPVIMTAYLPLCGVNINNVFCENMSLIKLACGDAIVNNIFGAVEAFLIDISCLLIITYCYIRTFIICLRSSKEACQKAIRTLVTHLVAFSTFMIASFFILLRYRINSGSISLTAHVLITIIGLMTPIMLNPIIYGVRTETLKVKILQKMKCQAFGQLIQRH, encoded by the coding sequence atgtCACAAGTCACCACTAGCTTTGTTCTTCTTGGAGTAATTGAGATGGAAAGGTTCAGATACCTGTACTTCACAATGTCCGTCTTTACATACATCACCACCATGTTCATATGCTGTTTAATTGTATTTGTCATCTACACTGAAGTTACACTCCATAAACCAATGTATTACTTTATATGTAATCTGGTCTTCAACGGGATGTTTGGAAGCTCCACTTTCATACCCAAGCTGATCATTGACTTACTTTCCGGATGTAGAACTATAACATTTTCTGGTTGCCTTATCCAGTCTTTCTTCCTCCATAGCTTTGCTGCTGTTGAAGTATTTACCTTTACCATCATGGCCTTTGACCGATATCTGGCTATTGGTCTACCATTAAGGTACTCATCTCTGATGACAAATGGTAAGGCACTAACATTTATAACTATGAGCTGGACTACAGCTTTCATGGTGGTCTTCAtacctgtcataatgacagcatATTTACCCCTCTGCGGGGTGAACATCAATAATGTGTTTTGTGAAAACATGTCTCTCATTAAACTGGCTTGTGGCGACGCCATAGTCAACAATATCTTTGGGGCTGTGGAGGCTTTTCTGATAGACATCAGCTGCCTACTGATAATCACTTACTGCTACATAAGAACATTCATAATCTGTCTGAGAAGTTCTAAAGAAGCTTGTCAAAAAGCCATCCGGACCCTGGTCACCCACCTTGTGGCGTTCTCCACTTTTATGATCGCAAGCTTCTTTATATTACTAAGGTACCGAATAAACAGTGGATCAATCTCTCTCACTGCCCATGTCTTGATCACAATCATTGGGCTGATGACTCCAATTATGTTGAATCCTATCATTTACGGGGTGAGAACCGAGACTTTGAAAGTTAAGATCTTACAGAAAATGAAGTGTCAAGCTTTTGGCCAACTCATTCAAAGGCATTAA
- the LOC138794051 gene encoding olfactory receptor 4D5-like, whose protein sequence is MKNLSETSSNFILLGVVEMENFRFLYSALGLVIYATSIFLCSLILYVIWTEESLHEPMYLLIGNLVFNGIFGSSAFLPKLITDLFFGSRTISIGGCLLQSFCIHCFAAVELFTFTLMAHDRYLAIGQPLRYSTIMTNRKAWKFIIANWTTSIISVLVPIIMTACLPLCGVDINNVFCDNMSLMKLACGDTSVNNIFGAVESFLINIVCILIIVYYYIRTFLVCMKISKEVFQKAVRTLVTHLAAFSTFMASSLFVLLRDE, encoded by the exons ATGAAGAACTTGTCTGAAACCAGCTCGAACTTCATACTCCTAGGAGTGGTTGAAATGGAGAACTTCAGGTTTCTTTATTCAGCTCTTGGTCTGGTCATTTATGCCACCTCCATCTTCCTGTGCTCTCTCATCTTATATGTTATCTGGACAGAAGAAAGTCTCCATGAACCGATGTACCTCCTTATAGGCAACCTGGTCTTCAATGGAATATTTGGAAGCTCAGCTTTCCTTCCTAAGCTCATTACTGACTTATTCTTTGGGTCTCGAACTATATCTATTGGTGGTTGCCTTCTTCAGTCCTTTTGCATTCACTGCTTTGCAGCTGTTGAATTATTTACATTCACTCTAATGGCCCATGACAGATACCTGGCCATTGGCCAACCCTTAAGATATTCGACCATCATGACCAACAGGAAAGCTTGGAAATTTATCATTGCCAATTGGACCACTTCCATCATCTCGGTGTTAGTACCAATCATAATGACCGCCTGTCTTCCCTTGTGTGGTGTAGACATCAACAATGTATTTTGTGACAACATGTCACTCATGAAACTGGCTTGTGGTGACACCTCTGTCAACAATATCTTTGGGGCAGTCGAGTCATTCTTGATCAACATTGTCTGTATTCTTATTATCGTTTATTATTACATTAGGACTTTCTTGGTCTGTATGAAGATCTCCAAGGAGGTCTTTCAAAAAGCCGTCCGGACTCTGGTCACTCATTTGGCCGCGTTCTCCACCTTTATGGCTTCCAGCCTCTTTGTCCTGCTCCG ggatgagtga
- the LOC138794052 gene encoding olfactory receptor 52K1-like, with translation MENISGTGSNFVLTGLVEMENLKYLFSMLALVLYLTNMMMCSAIIFVICMEAKLHEPMYIFIGNLVFNAIIESSTILPKLVTDLLLGCQTINLSSCLVQSFYIECVAYAEIFTFTIMAYDRYLAIGNPLRYATLMTNKKALTCLAVGWLIILINRIIGVMLAARLTLCGVVINNVYCETMSLTRLACGDTTINNVFGTTGTLLVVIVSLLIVIYCYIRTFIFCLLISKSAYQKAVHTLLTHIAAFSTFMVTTLFVGFRYRLNSGPLPTTTHIIISMIGIASSIILNPLIYGLRTEALRIKLLQKLQRVHFCKMSKFI, from the coding sequence ATGGAAAATATATCGGGAACTGGATCCAACTTTGTCTTAACTGGACTTGTAGAGATGGAAAATCTGAAGTACCTCTTTTCCATGCTGGCCCTGGTCCTGTACCTGACCAACATGATGATGTGTTCTGCCATCATCTTTGTCATCTGCATGGAGGCCAAACTCCATGAACCAATGTACATTTTCATAGGCAACTTGGTCTTCAATGCCATCATTGAGAGCTCAACCATCTTGCCCAAACTGGTAACCGATTTACTTCTTGGCTGTCAAACTATTAATCTCTCCAGTTGTCTCGTTCAATCATTCTACATCGAATGTGTCGCATATGCTGAAATTTTTACTTTCACCATCATGGCCTATGATAGATATTTAGCGATTGGCAACCCGTTAAGGTATGCAACTCTGATGACCAACAAGAAAGCCTTGACGTGTCTTGCTGTAGGATGGCTCATCATCTTGATAAACCGAATCATAGGAGTGATGTTAGCAGCAAGACTAACTCTTTGTGGTGTGGTCATCAACAATGTCTACTGCGAGACCATGTCTCTCACTCGTCTGGCGTGTGGTGATACGACCATCAACAATGTCTTCGGCACAACCGGCACCCTCCTTGTGGTAATTGTTTCACTATTGATAGTAATATATTGCTAcataagaacatttattttttgcCTCCTGATCTCCAAGTCGGCCTATCAGAAAGCCGTCCACACGCTGCTGACGCACATTGCTGCCTTCTCCACCTTCATGGTGACTACTTTGTTTGTTGGTTTTCGGTACAGATTAAACAGCGGGCCTCTGCCTACTACGACACATATAATTATCTCCATGATCGGAATAGCTAGCTCCATCATATTAAACCCTCTGATATACGGGTTAAGGACAGAAGCCCTCAGAATCAAACTTTTACAGAAACTCCAGAGGGTACATTTTTGCAAAATGTCAAAATTCATATGA